A single region of the Acidimicrobiales bacterium genome encodes:
- a CDS encoding phosphate starvation-inducible protein PsiE, with translation METTSPGTRLDSLGMFAAASSWPDQLERALDAAAEIRGLPDHDEIESVVVLGMGGSGIAGDVAAAVAGPFMPVPLVVHKGYEAPAFVSASTLVFAVSFSGETEETLESASMAAMAGGRMVAISKGGRLAELAREWGAPHIRVPDGIPQPRAGLAALVVPILDVLGRLGFFPGARDWVAGAVEHLRRRIPLLESETGPAAALAADLAGTFPLIYGGGSLGGVAALRWKTQLNENAKVPAFANCVPELMHNEICGWGQHGDVTRQVMRLVLLRHDQEHPQVERRFELLLELMREVVSGIDEVWAQGEGVLAQLLDLIVFGDFVSLHLAARVGLDPGPVPVLEEIKQRLRAPT, from the coding sequence GTGGAAACCACCTCACCCGGCACGAGGCTGGATTCGCTGGGGATGTTCGCGGCTGCGAGTTCGTGGCCCGATCAGCTCGAACGCGCCTTGGATGCGGCAGCGGAGATCCGCGGCCTTCCCGATCACGACGAGATCGAGTCCGTCGTCGTCCTCGGTATGGGCGGAAGCGGCATAGCCGGTGACGTCGCCGCGGCAGTGGCCGGACCGTTCATGCCCGTTCCGCTGGTGGTGCACAAGGGATACGAGGCGCCGGCCTTCGTGTCTGCGTCGACGCTCGTGTTCGCCGTTTCGTTCTCCGGTGAGACCGAGGAGACGCTGGAGTCGGCCTCGATGGCGGCCATGGCAGGTGGGCGGATGGTCGCGATCTCGAAGGGCGGTCGACTCGCCGAGTTGGCACGCGAGTGGGGCGCCCCTCACATAAGGGTGCCGGATGGGATCCCCCAGCCGAGAGCCGGCCTGGCTGCCCTGGTCGTGCCGATCTTGGACGTCTTGGGGCGGCTCGGGTTCTTCCCGGGGGCACGGGACTGGGTAGCGGGCGCCGTCGAACACCTCCGGCGCCGAATCCCCCTTCTCGAGAGCGAGACCGGGCCGGCGGCTGCACTGGCTGCCGATCTGGCCGGGACCTTCCCATTGATCTACGGCGGCGGTTCGCTCGGTGGTGTCGCCGCCCTCAGGTGGAAGACACAGCTGAACGAGAACGCGAAAGTCCCGGCCTTCGCGAACTGCGTGCCCGAGCTCATGCACAACGAGATATGTGGCTGGGGTCAGCACGGCGACGTGACCAGACAGGTGATGCGACTCGTTCTGCTCCGTCACGATCAGGAACACCCCCAAGTAGAGAGACGCTTCGAGCTGTTGTTGGAGCTGATGCGCGAGGTCGTCTCCGGGATCGACGAGGTGTGGGCACAGGGGGAAGGCGTCCTCGCGCAGCTGCTCGATCTCATCGTCTTCGGCGACTTCGTCTCGCTCCATCTGGCAGCCCGCGTGGGGCTCGATCCGGGACCTGTTCCGGTCTTGGAGGAGATAAAGCAACGTCTTCGGGCGCCGACCTGA